TACCTATTACAGGCTTCCTGTGAACTTTAATGGCAATACACATGACTGAATATATGAGGGCCTGACATACAACACTGGCAGTTGAtaaatgttaattttctctttgtcctCTTTTCTTTTGTATCAAGCTGAAATGCATAATTTAGAATGACTGCAGcataacattattttttaaataataatttatctaGTCTTTGTCTCTAATACTCATAGATCTGACCACACACCCAAATCTATTCTCATTCAGTGCTAGAAGGTAGATTTCTTTATCCATGACTCTGGTTAcagaaaagaatataatatcaGGACATTGTGAGTCAGATTCTAAAGggttgaaactttaaaaaaaaatgttttatcacTAAAAACAGCCTAATATAACCACATTTCTGCCCAAGAAAACAGAGTGGCCAGTCTTAAACCAGATGCCAAGTACTTGCTGAAAAGCTACTCTTAACATTCCTACCAAATTTTCCCAGACCTTTGGTAACCTGACCATACATAGCAagcctcctccttttttttttataataatagttATCTCAACAGTTCCATGAAACTTTAACaagcattaatttatttttaatatttaacttaCATATTCTGATTGTTTCCAAGTCATATGTACAattaggtacttaataaatatgtttCTATTTTGATGAGAATAATTTATCCCTTGCAGTACTCCAGGATATAATGTATGTGAGGCTGGCTGGTGCTCTCTTTAGTACCACACCCCTGACAAGGAGCTGAGTGATTCAATCAAATGAGTGATTCATTCTCTTTAAATAGTGAGTCAGATACAAATTGATGATGAAACTCAGATCTACTGTTGCTCAAGATTTCATAGAACAAGGGTCAGCAGCCTTTCTCAGACAGTTTGCCAAgtgtatatttattcattcatttctaagAGCCTCCAGAACAGTCAGGAGGCATAGCAGTCCAGGGTTTAAGAGAAAAACTTCTGGTTTGAGAGACAGTGAGGTGACAGAGAATGGTAGTCAgaactctctctctcctccactctcctAGTATTTACTAAGAAAAAATTTATTAATCCTCAAGAATTTCTCTCAACTCCCAGTAAGAAAATACCACTGGGAAAGAACCTTAAAACCCCATCTGCTAATTTAATGGACGCAGACCATCTGGAGAAGGTAAGAAGAAATGCTCATAGGGAAGACTGATGggtgtaaaaaagaaaattaaaacctcaTCCTCTTATACTCTGTTGTCCAAAGGCCCTGGTGTTCACGGATCTCTTTGCTACTCCAAGAACAGTACCACAGATAGCATCTCGGGGTGCCCAGTCTAAAATCAATGTGTTTTCATGTCAAAATCTACTGTGTTACCCAAAGgctgccattttttttcttaaaacacccaactaaaagaaaagaaattgtttactattttatagcTTCCACTTTCCTACTTTCTGTAGGGTAGACTCTGTTTTTGAGCACAGAGTATGTGATACTGGTGTTGTCATAAATCTTCCCTTCCTCAGAACCACAGGAAACCACCTGTGTGCACACAAGCACATGCATACATGCATACCTTCCGCCTTTCCCTGCCTTCATTACTTCACCACTTCCATTTTCAATTCAAGTTAAAATGTaatatagataaagaaactggggACATGCATTTGTTGCTTCAAGGCTTCCTAGAGGTATGTACCAAAGTACTGTTCTGCTTTGCCTAACTATCCTAGGGTCTTTTTTATTCTCAGAAAAATTCTACGTATCAGAATCCTGGACAATTTGtcctatatttataaaaattcttaATAGAATTGGATTACTAGATACGGGAGCACATCCCAGAACAAATTAAATAGTAAAACAATATATTCTTATATTCTGCATTTTAGCCATgttaagcttttaattttttttaaattcctggctTGGATTTTCCGTTGTCCTTTCCATTGTCCTTGTCCTTAGAATAAAGTCCCCGGGCTTTAGGGTGACCTGGGTGATCGGGTCCTTGCCTGCctcttctctgacatttcctaAGCCAGCACTCCAGCTGCAGTGCCCTTCTCTTAGGCACCTGAATAGTTGGTGTTCTTTTCTATTCAGAGCCTTTACACAAGCTGGTCCCTTATTGAGATAACTCTTTCCTCTTCTTATGCTTCAAGCTTAAACttcaacttctttggaaaaatcttttcagccccacccccccCAGTAAAGCTAGTTAGCTACGCCTATTACCTGTTCCCATTACACCCTGACACCCTGCCCATCTTCTCCATGCCATTTGTCATATTTGTAATTCTTTGTTCAACGTCTGTTGCCTCCAGTTGGCTGTAAGCTCTGTGAGTGCAGGTGTTCTGCCTGTTTTGCTTGCTACTGTATTATCAGTCCCCTAGCAGGGCGCCTGATACAATAAATGCTTGTCGAATCAGCTAATCTTGGACAAAAATAGAAATTTGGACTATGACTTTCATATAAATGCTTAAAATTCCTGCACACCTTCCTATGGAATATATCATCCCTAAGCAATAAGAAAAGAACTTTACTGGGCCTTCAGCCCATCTGAGGAACTGACATCTGTTATATTTAACATgatgaaaattttaattaaatgcaaTTTACTTAGGCAGTGAGTAAAACAAACACTTAAAAGATTATGGATAATTCATCAATTATCTCACAGCAAAGTCTCATAGTTCAACGTAGGAAAAAAGTCTTCAATGTCCAAATTATTTTTGTGTAACTTCTACGTTTTCTAATTTGGGACTAGGGGAAGCAGTTTACCCTCTAATTATGAAGCAAAAACACACTGGAGAGGATCGCAAGAAAGAAGAGGCTATCAGCTACTTGGAAAATAGgctagaaaaattagatttaaaaattcagaaacgAAATTAGATCAGAGTGTAGAATGGAAAGCCCAGTGATCTTTGCACTTCTCACCAGAAAAAGTGTTTATAAAGTCTGGcagtactatttttattatttttcctcctaTAATGGGTTAGGgctaactaaatttttttttccgaGTTTCATGGTTTTATTAACACAAATACAGTGTGCACGGGCCGGCTATTCGTTCTCTTCGCTGCGCAGCCGGGCGCTGGGGTTGGTGACTCTGATGGCCAGCTGGGCTGTTCTCTCCACGATGGCTTTGCGGTTCTTGGAGGAGACGTTGTGAGCAATCTCAGCACAGTAAGATTTGTTGCACATCAGTAGCACTTCGAGCTCCTTGACGTTGTGGACCAGGAACTTGCGGAAGCCGCTGGACAGCAtgtgctttgttttcttgttgctcCCGTAGCCGATGCTGGGCATCAGGATCTGGCCCTTGAACCTCCTGCGCACTCTGTTGTCAATGCCTCTGGGTTTCCGCCAGTTCCGCTTAATTTTGACATATCGGTCTGACTGGTGCCGGATGAACTTCTTGGTCCTCTTTTTGACGATCTTGGGCTTCACGAGGGGTCTGAGGGCGGCCATGATGCAGACTAGGAGATGGCTGCTACCTCCGTAGGTAGCACCGAGGAAGAGAGCAGGGCTAACTAAATTTAATGTTAGTTTCTTAAGGAAAGGGCAATACGCAATTTGAAAGTAAGTAAgatatttaaattctatttctggaGGCAGACAGGTTCTCCAAGTTCAAATAAATGATGTATGTAGTGTACCTGACAGTGCCAGGCACTTAGTAGACACTCAACAGGGGGCGCTGCTCTTGTTACACATATAGATCGAAAAGAGCTTCACACGCTCATCTTCACGCTCCAGTTAAGGTAGATGAaacttgtgttttttaaaaaaacaaacacaaaatgttGCAGAGAGAGACGTACACAGCACTCTGCCTTCCTTATGGCCGGTTGTATCATGTGACCAAGTATCCAATGCCAGAAGACAAAACAGCTTTCACCTGCTTACAGAGAATGTCTCGGCTTATTAGCAGTTTTATGTTTGAATGAGATGAGATCCAGGATCTGTCACCCTGAAGAGGATAAGGAAGCTCGGAAGGAGCAGAACCACCTGCCTGTGCTTGCCTCCGCCCTCTTTCACGCTGACGTCCCTGGAAGTCTCCCTGGCTCACTCTCCTTGTCTCGCTCTCTCTCCACCATTGGCCATGAGCTTTCTCTTGTGGTCCCCAAGCTGATGCAGTCTTTTGTCGACGAGGACGGGCATGGTTTTAGTTGCTCTTTATCAATGGCCCTGTGGTAAGCCCACAAGGCATGTGAGCTATTGCAATGCCAGCATTCTCTAGATGTAGGTGGCAGTGGCCTAGATGTTACAGAAGGTAATTAGCTGTAGAAAGAAGTTGAAATAAATTTTCTGTAAGCATTCGTGGGACAGCCAGATTGTAGCATTAAAGCACAATAGAAATTTAAGGTGAacagtttatagaatatatagGGAATGTTCAACTGATGATCAGTTCCTGTCTGTCTTTGTTCTCCCAAGACGAGTCTAAACCTAACCAATCTTTTATTTCTGGGAAACTCAGTCTAAACCTAACCAATCTTTTATTTCTGGGAAACTCAGTCTGACACTAAGGAGAAAGGTTGATGAGTTATGGACCCTCTAGAATTGTAGTATTTAATTCGTTACTCATTTTTCTATTCATTCAGTcttcaaaaatataataagaattttctctgttttgtgtCATATGCTAGTCACTGGGGTGCAAATGGTGAATAATGGAGTCTTGCTGTCAGAGTTTAAAGCTTAGAGGAGAATTAAGAAAGAGGCAGTTACATGACAGAGTGACAAGGCTGTGGCAGAGGTCTTTGGGACCATTCTACCTGGAGAGCACGTGCAGACATGCAATCAGATAGTCCACGTAAGTGTCCCGGTCAACTACAGAGTTCTTCGTAAGGAGATTTTGCGGAGTTTACTTTTTCAAATTCTGTTTCCcagtaggaaaaggaatatatactgTTCAGACACCAGAAAAGTGATAGAAAACCATGGCTAAACGTATTCTAGACTAAAATATCCCTGAAAGATAGAAACCATGCAATTCTATGTCACACTTATACATATTATAGTGTGTATTACAGTGTATGACGGGCATACACCTATAATATGTGTGACTGTAAAATAACACACTAACATGTGTAACTGTGGAATGACCCCCGTAGGTCATGAGACACACTGTAACATGTGCAACTGTGAAATAGAATTGCATAGACAATGGTCATAAATGCAATAAAATGTTAATAGCCATTATTTCTGTGAGGTGAACTATTTATGGGTGgcctttatttcttatatttttcaaTATCTTCCACCAAGGAAAATATAAAGtcgattttattgtttttgtggtTGCTGTTGTTGTTAGCAGTTTCATTGTTTGTCATTGTTTCTAAAGAATGCCTAAAATATCTGCCAGCTTACAGGAGCCTCAAAGTAATATTGGAAACTGAAGAAGAGATAGATTAAGAATAAATGTAATAGCTTGTCACATCCTGGTGATTGAACAGAAGACCTTATGGGAGGCAGTGCCTAAGGTGTTTGCGAAGACTCCCTCGAACACATTATCAGCTACTGATACttttatacaaataaaaactGATGAGGGTAGTCATCTTTGAATACATCATTACTGATCCTCTTTGTCATTTGGGGTCTACTGAGAACCATCACAGCCTGAGAAGGATGGAATGCCCAGTTGGGATTCACAAAAGAATCATTTTATGTAATAAAAGTCTAAAATTAAACCTTTACTCAGCCTTTTGGCCTTGTCTTACCTTTGTAATTTTCTTCTCCTCATCTTTCAACTTTGGGCCACATCTGGCCCCTCCCAGTTGTATAACAACCtgcatttcctcatttctctggaATGTGACCAGTCAGGAACTTCAacatttgctgctgctgctgctgctttttttttttttttttttttctatttatgggtgagaaggaaaaagagaggcaGGAGAACTGAACTGAGAAAGAAGCAAGcatagggaaagagagaaagaaaatataaagtctggaggaagagagagaagtgatGAATGAGCGAAGAAGCATACTGCCTGGTGGTAGTAATAGTTGTTAGACATTCATCTGTTAGAATTTACTTTCTGTGCGAGATACTGAGAAGAAACTAGATCCCCAATCTgtattgaaaacaaaaaacaacaaaaaagtgggAAGTTGGTGACCTCTGAAATATACTTTCAGACTCAGTAATCTCTTATCTTCTGAATAGGACATTCCTGGTTCTTGCTGTTTATAATCTGTGACAGTTTGAGATGATTCCAGTTCAAAAAGGCTGGTTATACACCATGAGAAACTTTGTATTGCCACTCGAAAAACAGATAGCATCCGAAACAAAATGTATCACTTGAAGTTGGTGTGTGGATACCGTGTGGAATGTTACCCTGCTCTTACCCACGTGGTGAGAGCGAAACCCCATTTAAAACAAGTCAATACAAAACAGTACAGTCCAGACAGCTGCTGAGCTGCTGCACACTGTGGACAAAGTCCTCTTTTACCCCTCACCCCCGTGATTCTGGCATCACCAGGAACCTTCTAACTAAATCTAACAATTGCTTGTAAGTGTTTATTCTTTCAAAGTTCCTGTTCTGTTGAGTAACACTAATTGTGTTTCCTTTACCAAACCTGTTTTTACCTTGAATCCAACGAAtgacagtttaattttttttattccaatACCTTAACCTCATCTTTAATTCATGATACTGCGCTGGCTCTAGTAATGCATAAATACTGGGGTATAACAATttcataaatggaaatataatgacGGGACTCGGTCACTTACTGGGTGTGAGGGACAGAGAGGAAGAAATCAAGGAGACGCCCTGGTTTCTGCTCGGGAAACTGGATGAAAATAGAACACATAAGAGCAGAGGCGGTTGGGGAGATGTGTGGATGTGGAGATGATGAATTTGTTTTGGATGTGTTGAACTGTAGTTGTCTGGAGTTGAGAGGTCTTGTGGATCTGGAGAACTTGAGAGACATTTGAGCTAGAGTTGTAAATTTGGGAGGCATCAGCATGTAGAGAGCAACTAAAGATACTTGAGTGGTTTCAGAAAGCTTGCTATAAAATGAGAGGACTAGGAGAGGTTTTGTGTTACAAAGACATGACTGTGAGACTTCAGCAGAGAGTCTCCAGGATAGAAAAATAAGAGATAAGAGAGGCTAAGTAGGTAGGAATGTGGCTTCTGAGGAAGTGGGAAGAGGTGAATTTTCAGGACACAGGTGCAGAGAAAGAAATCTCTTTTCTGGTAGAATAATAATATGACTGTCAGTTATAgagctgcccctcctccccaccaccactgtTTTCTTTTATCCCTTGCCCTTTTGGATTTTAAAACTTCAGGTTACAAAATTGCATAGACTCTGAAGAATTTAGGACAAAGACTGATGATTTAAGAGTAAGGCTTTCAGCACCAACATACATTAAAAATCCCCCAAATTGGTGTATACAAAAAGTCAGAGGGGAGAGCAAGAAACAAGGGCACTTTGTACTCTGCCTCCCATCCCAAGCCAGAAACCTGAGGAGATTTATAGGGATTCTAAATAGGTTTCTGGCAttcaagaaaagaagaaaccTTATTACTGCGTAGAGTAGAAGATGGTGGTAGCAAGACCTCAGAGTTTCTCACATCCAGAAAGGCACAGGAATCATCAAAATCGTATTGTGAGCTATGCTTTGAATTTCTCCATCCTGTCCAAGAACTTaaatcataaaaatttttttattattaaaagacgTCTTTAGGCTCATTAAGAAGATAATTACCCCTGGGCATCAGAACTGAAAGAACCACACAGCTGGACTGGTGAGGCTAGCGTTGTGACTTGATGGTCTTCTGGGTCTGGAAGCAGGTAGGAGCTGGCTAGGAGTTCGAATCCTTTAGAGTAATGGAGATGAACAGCACCCCATGTAGGGGATGGCACCTTAGTCAGGCTCACTGTGGAACTGGGATTTTGGAAGAGCTTTCAAATGACTTCCACCCTGATctatagtttaaaaaacaaacaaataaaacgcTTGTTTATCTGTGGtagtggaaggaaggagagaaatcagTGCACAGGGCTTGTGCCAATCTGCTAGCTTCCCCAGTATCCCTGAGGGTCAGGAGTCCTGGGACACCTAGCTCTGGACTCCGGGGTCTCAAGATCAACATGGAGGCTGTGCTAAAGCAGGAAATGGAGTGGAGGAGGTGGAAAGATAACGCTACCAGTAAGATGGGCCACCAATTATAATTTGCGCACAAGGCAGATCAGTGCTAAAAACATTAACCAACCTCTTAggtttgtttcattgatctatgaaTTTCTAATAAAGATATATTAAAACGTCCCAGTATAGTTGTTGATCTACTTTTTCTtataattcagttattttttgtttaatttcatgGTTATACAGTTATCTGGATGTAACTTCTTGgtgattttaaaatctttttaaatttttatcatgtTTAGTGTAATTTTTAATCATTGTGCAATGTCTCTTTATTCTTATTAATACCAACTGTCTTTTAAAAACGAATTTATCTGATACTAGTATTCCACTGTAAGTTTCTTTTGGTCAGCATTTGCTTGCTGTAACTTTTTCTGAAGTGCTAGGAAATCTGTACACCTGTGTGATAAGGTAGATAAAGACCCCATTCACAATTAGAACAGAAATGATAAGATGCTCAGGAATAAATCTTACAAAAATGTGCTAGATTTTTATAATAAACaagtatataatatttaattCACAAAATAGGAAAATCAATACCATAAATATTATGATTCTCTGCAGTTAAGTACAATTTCAGTCAAAATCCCAACAAAACTTTTTTGTGGAATTTGACAAACTAAGTCTGAAGCTaagtaggaagagaaaaagacGTCTAAGAAGAGCCAAGACAGTTCTAACCCAAGGAAGTGTGATGGGAAGATTCCTTACGGAACTGTAGTAATTAGGTCGTGCAGTGTTTGTAATGAGAAAAAGAACACTGAAAAAGACACCAGTGCATGTGACAGAGGAAACATTGCAAACCTAGTGAATACGAGGGCTGCTGACTTtctgtactgaaaaaaaaaatgaaattagattcCTATCTCAACCTTTATGCCAGCAGTTCTAAAAGAtttttatactcttaaaaatgaTCGAAGCTCCCATAGaatttttgtttatgtgggttatatcTGCTGATAGTTACATTATGCTGTAGTccgaatgtttgtgtcccccaaacttcgtgtgttgaaatcctaatctcCAAAGTTGATGGCATTAGTAGGTGGGGGCTTTGAAGATTAGGTCATGGGGTGGAGCCTTCCTGAATGAGCTTAGTGTTCTCATAAGAGACCCCGCAGGACTCCCTCGTCCCTTCCCCAATGTGATGACACAGTAAGAAGTCTGTGACTGGAAGAGGGCCCTCAACCCACCATGCTGGCAGCCTGGccttggatttccagcctccagaactatgagcaATAAATTTCTGCTATTTATAAGCCAGCCAGTTTGGGGTACttggttatagcagcccaaaccaACTCAGACGCCATGTTAGAAATTAAAAGTAAGAAATGTATAAAACACACAAACAGATAAGCACAGATTCCATTAGCCATCAGAGTGATGACATCATGACATGTCATGTAGCCTCTGGAAAATTCCACTGCTCATgagagaatgagagtgaaaaGAAGCAAATAATGTCTTAATACTATTacaaaaatagttttgaccttgcAAGTCTCCTAAAAGAGTCTTGGGGACCACCTGGTATCTCCATACTACAGTGGGAGAACCACTACAATAAACTAAACTACAGATGAATTAAAGATCTAAActtgaaacagaataaaaacagtatgactttaaaaattataggTTGAACACATTATGGTCACAGGGGAAGGAGAATTAGTTAAATGTACCATCAAAAGCACAAAGTGTAACAAAGGAAAAACTTAGTAAATTTGAACACTCCAAATTCAGTGCATCTGTTTGGTAAAATATCTCACAAAGGAAAGCCATGGTCTGGGAGAAGATAGTTGTAACATACATATCAAACAAAGGATTAATGTTCATATAAtataaattgcttttaaaaataagagaaagacaacccaatagaaaaataggTAAAAGAAGATACACTTAACCTCCCGAGTAATCAGAGAAGTATAAATTAAAGCATCCATTACGTCTGGTTTTACTTCTAAGTTTCACAGCACCGAGTGT
The sequence above is a segment of the Vicugna pacos chromosome 21, VicPac4, whole genome shotgun sequence genome. Coding sequences within it:
- the LOC102538616 gene encoding large ribosomal subunit protein eL32-like, with protein sequence MAALRPLVKPKIVKKRTKKFIRHQSDRYVKIKRNWRKPRGIDNRVRRRFKGQILMPSIGYGSNKKTKHMLSSGFRKFLVHNVKELEVLLMCNKSYCAEIAHNVSSKNRKAIVERTAQLAIRVTNPSARLRSEENE